The DNA segment CCACCCAGGGGAGTACACGGGGCGCGGACCCCTCATCCTCCCGGAGGCCGACCAATCGGTACGACGGCATGACGCCCGCCGCCCGCCGCATGCCTACTGTGGTTACCAGCGGCGGGCGCAGCACTCGTCCCCCGAGGTCAGACGCCCGCCGCCCCAGTCACGACGGGAGCGGGAAGATGACGGAGACCTCAGGGCGGACGGCCCTTCGGGCGCAGGGGCGGCGAGCCGCCGCGGCGCTCGGCGGCCGGCAGCCCTCCGGCACCCGCCATCCCCTTGTCGCAGTGGCCATCGTGCTGCCGCTGGCGAGCGTTCTCACCGTGGTCTTCGGCGGCTGGGAGGCCGTCGTCACACAGGCGTCGTCCGTGGTCGGAATGCTGGGGCGCTGAGCGGCGCCCCGGTCCCGGGAGAGCGGCCCGGGACGGGACCTCCGGCGGAATACCCCGTGGGGACGGGGGTGCGGCGGACGGCACGAGGGCCGGGCATCTGGGGAGATGCCCGGCCATCGGGCTTTCCCGGCCCGCCCGCGGCGCGCGTACGATCCCTCGGGGCCGCCCGCGGCCCGCACACCGTTCACGGCGCGACCGGCCCGCGCAGGACTCGGGGGAACGATGACCACCGCACTCCTCGCCCGCCTGGCCGCCCTCTCCGCGTCCCTGGACGGGCCGGACGCCCCGGCCGCCGCCCCCGAGGTGCTCGCCGACCGCCCCGACGGCACCGTCGTCCGCAGCGGTCCCACCGTCGCCAAGGCGCACGCCCCCGACGCCGACCCCGAGGCCCTGGCCGCCCGGCTCCGGATCGCCGCCCACCCCCTCCTGCGCGGCATCCTGCTGCCTCCGCTCCCGGTCACCGCCCCCGACGGCCTCCTCGCCCTCGCCGACGACGGCCGCGCCCTCACCCGCTGGCCCTACGGCGGCCCGGTCCCGCCCGACGACCCGGACGCGGTGCCCTGGGAGGACGCCGCCCGCCTGCTGTCCCGCCTGCACGCCGTCGACCCGCGCCAACTGCCCGGCCCCGTACCGCCGATGCGCGGCCCCGCCAAGGCCGCCCGCGCCCTGGCCCGTCTGCGCGCCGCCCTGGCCCCCGCCGGCGGCCCGCCGTCCGCACCCCGGCCCGGCACCGGACCGCTGCCCGCGGCGGCAGCCGCCGTCGAGCGGGCCTGGGCCCTGCTGCCGCTCTGGGCCCGGGACGCCGCCCCACCGCCGCACACCGCCACCCTCTGCCACGGCGACCTGCACCTGGGCCAGCTCGTCCGCCACCCGGCCGCCGGCGGCCCCTGGCTCCTCATCGACATCGACGACCTCGGCACGGGCTGCGCCGCCTGGGACCTGGCCCGCCCCGCCGCATGGTTCGCCACCGGCCTGCTCGCCCCGGACCTCTGGACCCG comes from the Streptomyces angustmyceticus genome and includes:
- a CDS encoding phosphotransferase family protein; its protein translation is MTTALLARLAALSASLDGPDAPAAAPEVLADRPDGTVVRSGPTVAKAHAPDADPEALAARLRIAAHPLLRGILLPPLPVTAPDGLLALADDGRALTRWPYGGPVPPDDPDAVPWEDAARLLSRLHAVDPRQLPGPVPPMRGPAKAARALARLRAALAPAGGPPSAPRPGTGPLPAAAAAVERAWALLPLWARDAAPPPHTATLCHGDLHLGQLVRHPAAGGPWLLIDIDDLGTGCAAWDLARPAAWFATGLLAPDLWTRFLAAYRAAGGPAVRPSGDPWPELEVPARALTVQTAALAVAKAATAGRPLDEVEEAVVGACARMTSLPDQLAPARPDVG